The Alligator mississippiensis isolate rAllMis1 chromosome 8, rAllMis1, whole genome shotgun sequence genomic sequence CCTGGGcatgggcggggcggggcggggtggggtggggtgtcagTCAGGGGTTTCCAGCCAGTCTGGTGTCTTGGCCACTAATACGGGTGCAATAGGGTTGCACACAGGGTAGTGGGGGGAATCCATCTGCTGTCTGCTCTAACCGGGATTATCTCAGCCTTACCACTTACTGGAGTGTTCTGGTCTGGCTTCTAGCCCCTCACACCCAAGCCCTGAGCCCCCTTTGTTGGGTGCAGAGGCTGGGCAGAACTCATTACAGCAGTGGGGGGTAGGGCCtcaggagggtatggggggtgATGAGGGCTTTCAGCTGTTGCCTTGCTGGGGGTAGAGACCAGGCAGAACTCATTGCAgcagtgtgtgtggtggggatcCAACCTGCACTGACCCTtggcccctccccacacccagccctcCCAGGACATGGCCTCAGGAAAAGCCCGCATTGGGCAGCCGGCCCCTCACTTCCAGGGCACAGCTGTGGTAGATGGTGTCTTCAAGGAGATCTCCCTGGACGACTATAAAGGTGTGTTGAGCAGGGGGGGGATGAGCTGTGCATGGGGGACACAGCTCCACAATGCCCCCTGCTGGGGCTCCTGGGAGCCCCCCCATCCAGTCAGTGCTGTGCTATGGGGCCTCTGAGCCACTGGGGGGCATTGGGTGACCTGAGTTGCCAGGGCTCAGCTGGAGCTAGCACAATAAGAGGGAGGCTTagattccccctcctcccccctatcCCTTGGCCTAGGTGAGGGGGAAGGGTCTGTAGATCCCACTGTTAAAGGGCTAGCATGCACCAtgacccctgtccccacccctacTCCCCCAGGGAAGTACCTGGTGCTGTTCTTCTACCCTCTGGACTTCACCTTCGTCTGCCCCACGGAGCTTGTGGCCTTTTCAGACCGGGCTGGCGCCTTCCGGCAGCTGCAGTGCGAGCTCCTGGCTGTCTCTGTGGATTCCCATTTTTCCCACCTGGCCTGGTATGggctggtgggggttggggtgcTCCCCCCTTTCCAGGGGGACCTGATCTTGGCAGGAAGGGAGGACTGGGGTGACAGTGGGAGGCTTTGAGGGGGGGGGACCTCTTTCCAGGGGACCCCAATCTAGGCCAGACCTGGGAGGTTTCTGTGTcctgggagggtggctggggcaaGAACAGGGGGTTCaatgcctgggggagggggtggggggctgtctCCTTCAAGGGGGTACAAatcaggggggaggggactggggggggtCTCTGATATGGAAGTTGTGGGGTTCCCTAtcctgtgggagggagggcaaCTAGGGTGGGAGTAGGCAGGCTCAGGACCTGTGTGAGGGGGTGCTCCCCCCTTCTAAGGAACCCCAATTTAGGCTAGAGCTGGGGGTCCAGGACCCCCCAAGGAAGCAAGCAGATGGGGTCAGTGCCCAGCAACTGTTGTAGGGGTGAACCTGCGGGTGTTATCAGGGCAGCCCAGCCCTTATCGGCCCTTGCTagtgcaggcagggcccccttatctgcctggagctgggctgggggcaaAGCCTAGTGCCCCCCTCccaacctgccccctcccccaggacacAGCTGTCACGAAGGGAAGGGGGCCTGGGGACCATGGCCATCCCGCTGCTGTCGGACTTGACCCGCACCATCGCCTGTGACTATGGTGTCCTCAAGGAGGATGAGGGTATCGCCTACAGGTAGTAACCTCTGACCCCTGGGGGACAGACTCAGCTGCACCCCCCCAGCACCAACTGACCCATCTTCAAGGgagtgcaacccccacccccctccctccttccctcccaggaGCCTTGCATGCATGCCAGCCCCTTGCACTGCCCCCCAGTGGTTGTACATGCATGAGCCCCTTTAAGCTTCTTGCGCATGTGCTAGCCCCTTGCATGTCCCCTCCAGCTGCTTTACATGCACGTGAGCCCAAATACACCCCCACCTTCGGCTGCCTCATGTGCGAGTCCCTTGCGCACACACATGAgcccatgcacccccccccccagtccccagtTGTTTTGTGCATGGCTGAcacacctctcccccccacagctacctcacaCACGTGAGTCCTTTGCTCACCACTTCCATGTCTGTTATGTACACATGAGCTACTCGCACACCAGTCAGCTCCTTATACTACCCTTTAGCCACCTTGCACATACATGCCCCTTACCCCATAGCCCCAGCTGCCTCGCACGCAGGTGAACTCGCATGTCCCTGTGAGCAAGGCAGGGGCACAACAGGTGCTTGGGGGATGGGGTCTTGGCTAGAGATGTTCCtggccctctcccccccccccaggggcctGTTCATCATCGATGCAGAGGGGCGGCTGCGGCAAGTGACCATCAATGACCTGCCAGTGGGGCGCTCAGTGGATGAGACCATGCGCCTGGTGCAGGCCTTCCAGCATGCTGACCAGCATGGTGAAGGTGAGCTttcccccatgcacacccccctTGAGGGTGGGGACAGGACACAGGGCTACTGGTTCTCATCCctgcccatccccctgccccacaccaagACCTGGGGAGAGGGTGAGGTCAGCTGAAGAGGAATATCTGGGGTTACGTTCCcaactgcctcagtttccctgcctggccatgggcCTAGCCCTTAGCATTCTTCCCCACAGTtcctgtacctcagtttcctcacCACACCGAGCTCAGCTGTTACAGGaacatggaggggaggggcaaggaaTGGAGCCCAGGGTGTGGCGGGGAACTGAGGCATAGGAAGATATGGAGGGTGCTTCAGTTTTAACAAGCAGCCATGGGCCCGGCCTTGCCCCCTATCATCTGcccccccctgcctccacacacacacttcccctggGCCATGGGCATAACCCTTACCTCTTCCCCACATTCTACTGGAAAGTTTGGACCCACAGCCCCATATGAAAACAGGCACAGAAGGAGTTGGGGGGGGTTCTCCATCTGGCTGTGAAAccagcccttccccccccatcTCCCAGTTCTGTTAGAGCTGGGCCCACAGCCAGGTGGGGAAATGGAGGCACACCCCTAtcttcctgtgcctcagtttccctatctaaGACCTCAGGGGAGCAttcaggatttgggggggggggggaaatcctgGTTCCTTCCTGGGTCTTTTTAACACCCCCTGTCCCACAGTGTgccctgcagactggcagccaggTGGTGACACCATCAagcccacagtgagggagagcaAGGAGTACTTTGCCAAGCAGCCCTGAGTCAGCTGGCCAAGGGGATGGGCCTGAACCTGGCCATGCCTCTTTCTCCCTGGGGGGGAGCTTCTTGAGGGGGCAGGGTTTGaagctaccccccccccccctgcacagtTGGAAGCTAATGATGAGAATAAAGTGAGTGTTTCATGGCAAAACCTTTCTGGGCTGTGACTGTTTGGCTGGGGAGTCAGGGGGCACAGTTTGCATGTAGTGGAAAGGATGGGGTGTCCACTAGGTGGCACTGCGAGCTTGGTGTTGGTATCTGGTGGCTGGTTCTGGGGAGGGATGACCTCGTGGAACAAGGCTTAGCTGGGGGGGTTGCTATGGAGATATGACTAtccccccagcttgctgctggttgtggggggaagggggctgggagcccagggctAAGCCAGCAGGGGTTGCTgtctgttttggggggggggggcagagcctccagtctcctcccttcccccctcctcccccaacaccaTGGGGAGCCTACAGTTAACAGCTGGGGACAAgtgggaggggggttgctggAGCCCTGTCAGGCCACAAGGGGGCGCTGCTGGCTTGGCTTCAGCAGCTGGTTCCGGGCCTCGGCAGGACTTAAAGaataggggggagggggtttccagcctgccaggcttaTGTCTCTGGTGCAGTCACCCCCCTCCACATATACAGGCACCAAGCTGAGGGCGGGGACGGGGGCGGGTTGCGGGGCGAGAGTGAGGGAGGGGCAACTCATTTGGCTGGTTGCTGGCTCTGGAGGCAGTTGTCAGAGGGGGCGGGTCACCTCCAGCTAGTattgggggatggggggttggTATGCCCAGCTGCTGAGTGGGTCTGGCTCCTAGCTTCTTCCCAGGATCGAGGCCCTGCCCCTTCGGCCTCAGTTTCCTCCTGGAGCAGCTGTGCTGCCttgctgtgtggggagggggctattAACTCTCTAAGgtcaagctgtctgctcccatCAGGCCACAGACTAAAAGCCTgccagggtggctgggatggggcaagGCCTCCACAACTGCCCCTACCCACGACTCTATCCTCCTCACTCAGTCCTCCCCTGGCCTGCTGGGGAGGCTTCGTAGAACCCCCAGGAGCCCTCCTCCGCCCCTCAAACCCAGGCAGCGTCAGGGGCCCCggagctgcccccccctcccccaagaggGATTGGGGCAAAGGGTTAACAGGGGGGACCCCCACTTCCtaggggatggggagcagggaacTTCCCGGAAGCGGGCCTGACCCCGGGAAACTCCCCCCGGGCTGGAAATTGACGCGATCCCCGGGCCCCgcgccccctgcccggcagcgTGGGCGGGGGTTCCCGGCAGCCGGGTGCCCTGACGTCACACGCCCGGGCGTGACCATATATGGGCCTCTTCCTCTGCGTCACCGGGGAAAGCCCCCCCTCCTTACAGCCCTTCTAGCTCGCGATGGGCTCAAGCTGGGTGGAGGAGCGCGGTGGATACGGCCGGGGAAGAGACCCCGCATCTGGACTGGGGAAGGAACCCCCTCCCCGCAGAAGGAGAAACTAAGACACGGGGCCCAGGCCTGACTGAGGCAGAGACACAACCCGGTAGCTCCCTCTCCATATCCAGAACCCCctagcaccccctcccctcatcAAGCGACCCCCCCATCCCTATAATCCAGCTCCCGCCCCCCCaaatcagagacccccagagCCAAAACACGTCCTTTTATATcaagaaatgtttctttttacttAAATAAAAGTGTCCattaaaaaacaagaaacaaacaacaacaaagcagTAAAACAAGCCCCAAGGGGCTcgttattattaataataattatcattacttttttttccccattccctccttttaaaacaaacataaaagggggaaaaacatgGTGAAGACTCTGCCCAGTCAAACAgtcaaacagacacacacacacacacacacacaccaatccAGAGGTaaaaagaagggggtgggggggataaaACAACATTCCTAGCCAGTCTCTTTGCTCCCCACATTGCTGAGGGGGGTCAGTCCAGGTGGAGAGGAGGTTATCTAGGGTGGGCTGTCTGTCCGTTCCGGGTTTCAGCCTTCgtggtccagccccctccccccccttcaaggaaaaaacaaaacaaaaaaagaaaaaaacatcgAGGCCTAACATATTGCACCGTCCAGCCATGCAAAGAGGCCCGCTGGCTCCTGCCACCTACCGCCGCCCGGGGGCCAGTGCCTGCCGCGTTCTCCCGCGGGaaaagtcccccccacccccccgcgcTAACTTTATCCGGCGATAAAGTCCCGGCTGGGAGAAAGGGGGTTGGTGGGGGTGGAAAGCTTGGTTTCAACCAGCTCCGGATTCGTGGTGAGGTGGGCAAGGggggcctgcccccttccctagCCCCCCCGGGTTAGAAGGCCTGCATCTtgacagccaggaggagctggcaaCCGCTGTTCACGTGCGTGAGGACCTTCTGCTTGAGCTGGGCCACCTGGTCGCGGAGCAGGCCGGCCGTGCTGGACAGCCCCGCGTTCTCCGCCTTCAGGCTcttcaccttctcctccagccGGGCGATGCGCTCCAGCTTCCTCTTGCGGCACTTGGTGGCGGCCAGGCGGTTCCGCAGCCGCTTGCGCTCCACCTTGATGCGCTCCTGGTCCTCCATGTCGATGGGCGACAGTGGCGGGCTGCCGGGCGCCGGGGCCGGTGGCTCGGGGACCGTCTGCGGCTCCTCCTTGAAGCCCTGCGGGCGGGGGTAGCCTGGGGGCAGGTAGCTGAGGTTGGCGCTGGGGTAGGCGGTAGCGGCAGCGGGCGGCGGGTAGCTCGTTAGCGTCGTGTAGACAGGCGCCGGCTCCGGATGCAGGGCCGGGGCATAGGCGCTGCTGGCCGGGGCAGCTCCGAGTGACACGTTGGGCGGCGGCAGGTGGTTCAGCTTGTGCAGATCGTCCAGGGCCTTCACGAAGCCGTCGGCGAAGCCTTCCTGCTCCTCCGTGGGGCCCCGCGGGTAGAAGAACTGACCGGGCGGCGTGGGGGTGGTGGTAACCACGCCGTTGCTGTTCTGGATGATGAGGCGCTCCAGCTCGGGAGAGGCCAGCTTCAGAGAGGCGCTGCCGGCTTCGCCTAGCCCCGCCGGGGCGTAAAAGGCCCCGCCGCCCTCTTCCGCCCCGGCCCGGAGCTGCAGCTGCGCCTTGAGGGCCCGGTACGGCTTGTAGTCAGCGTGGGAGCCCAGCTCGGCCCGGCCATAGCCCGTCAGGAAGGAGTCGTCGTGGTAGAAGGGCTGCTCCATCTTCGTGCACATCCACCCGGGGCACGCGGAGCCCGGGGGCGAGGCCGAGCCGGATCCGGTACGAAAGGCCCGGAGGAAGGAGAGCGGGGGGGTTGGAGATCTCACGCCTCGGAGGTTGCAGGCAGTCACCACCTCCTCTCCCCGGTAGCAGCCGGGTCTCGCGGGGGAGCGGCGCAAGGATGCGGGCGCAGGAAGGGTCCTGGGCACTGCGCACCAGCCACCGTGTGTCCACCCCGGCACCACTCGAGTCAGTGTCATGCGCTGCAACCGCTGCCGGGGCTTGATATACTCCCCCCGCGCGCCGGGCCGGCGGAAACGCGCCTCGATTGGCTGGCTCGAGCGAGGCCACGCCCCCGCCGCCTCTTCCACTGAGCGTCCCACCCCTCCCGAGTGGGTGGGGCGCGTGGGAAAAGAGGGGGGAGGTCCACGCGGGGGGGCGGGTAGTTGTCTGCTACCGACGTTCCCACACGGGTCGCAGCGGACCCACGTAGGGACACGGGGTTCAAGGACACGGCCGCGGCGGGGGTCATGCGGAAGAGCAGGGTAgggggcacccctcccccccccacatgaaacccaggagtcctgcctggcagcacccccggagaacccaggcatccaacacaccccctcacactcacatctgggacacacacacatttacacaacATACCCCTCTGCATCTGGcatacacacgtgtgcacacacacacaggcatctaggacacatacacacacatacagaggcAACTAGGGGACACACACCCATAGAACCAAGGtgtccaacacacacacacatgcacccaggcatgcacacacaggtaTAACCCTGGCgtccaggacacacacatgcatgcacatgcacactgacATTACACAGATGgagatacagacacacacatggaGTCTCGTACACAGACACACAGTCCACATGGTTGCAGACACACACACCGCCAGACACAGACCCCAGGGTGGCAGagacgcacacacatacacacacatcactAAGACAGGCAAAGACATGTGGAGCCAAGGGACACATATGCACACGTATacctggagacacacacacagggaaTACTGGGGAGATCACATGAATACAGAGACATGAAGAAACTCTCATGGGCACACATGAAGCCACATGGACACAGCCACATACACACTCTGAGATGCAGATCATACAGTCACACAGACCAACATGAAGAAAAACCTGTTACACATACAGCTCACacagatggggaaagagacaCCTGCCAAACCAGGGCATAGGTTCACCTGCCCCTTGGAGTTGCCCTCCCAGAACCAAGACACACATGGGCAGCTAGCAGGGCACAGACACACATGCCCATGCAAACACACCAAGAGAGACCACATATGTGGCAAGGCAGGAACACATGCGCGTGAAGGCCTGTGGGACCCCGCTGAGAGCCTCCATAGGCCCCAGGTCCCCTGCACCCACAGCCCAGTTGACACCTGAAgggtcctgccccagctgcccccccaaAGTGAGAGGGGAGTGATTGGAGCCTGGTGCAgttggagaagtggggctgggggtatggatgcctgggttctccccagctctgggaggggactgGGCCTGATGGGGTTGGAGCagggggtcctgggagccaggatgcctagGTTCTCTTCCTGGCCCTGCCCTGAGTCATGGCCTGGAGCTGAATGAGTCACTTCCCAGTCTGGTGCCTCGACTTCCCTGTCTGCCCTGGGGCTCTGAGAACAGCTGGGAGGCAACAGGGGGCACATCCCACCCCTGATGTCTCCTCCCTGGTCTCCCCCCTGACTGGCActggatgcagctgcctctggggtggagcatggcAGGCTCTGTGGAGCTGCCCTGGGCCAGGACACCTGGCTtgtaggacaggaagtgaagcaGAATGAGAGTGAGCCTGGAGGGAAGCGCCAGGAAAGGGGAATCCTGATCAacagggaggggaagcccccaccctcccccagggaTCTTGGACTTGGGTTCAAGGCTGTGGGGATCTAGTCCAAGCTGGTCTGAATAGGGGATCCACTGGGAGAATCCACTCTGCCCATGGATCTACACTGGAATCCCCTTGCCAGGGATGTCATCCAGGTGGGGATTTGATCCAGAGaccacccccagcagcaggaaTCCACCCAGCACATCTATGGGATCCACCAAGCAGAGTCCTGCTCCAacccaggggaggggggatccactttcccagtGATTCTACTCCCATGTGAGATCTGCATGGGGAGTTCGGGGGGGATCCACCTGGAAGCTCCTCTGCTCCCTTGTGCCCTCTCTTGCACCCCCCAGACACGCACCTGCCCTGGTGCACGCAGGCTCTGGGCGTGGCTGCCCTGTGCAAGGCCGTGGAAAGCgctgccactccccccacacccGGGCATGTCGGCGccagccaccaccaccgccacGCCCGGACACGTCTGCAGGGCCAGACGGACATGATCCCCAGGCAGGGCCGTATGCAAGTGCACCGAGGACACACAGCCATGCAGGCACAGAGGCATCCCTGGACATATGATGACATGCACAGGGGGTGCAGGCTGGGAGGGGTTGGAGAGGGCTGGGGGCTTGCCCCCCAAGACAGTGCTCATCTCCCTCCCATGCTAATGAGGATgataaggccacatctggcctgggcCCTCAAGGagcattgtgggggggggggaggtgtcacAGATGGGGATTTCCCAGGGAAAGAGCAGTTGGTAGAGGCTGTAGGCCCAAGCCTGCtgtggggggctgcgggtcagaaTTAAAGTGCACTGGATGGgctcagggtggcagggaacTTCAGGTTGGGAGtaaagggctggggggtgggctgcgggtcaggagtgaggggcaccagcagggctgggtggggaggcagggagccgtggcttggaagtgagggtcacctgcccctcccagccctgcagataCCCCTTGCTCCtgatccacagtcccctgcccttccccattcCCGGGACCTGAATTTTAGGGGCTTTTGGACCATGAGTTTTTCCTCTCTCCACACTTCTCCTT encodes the following:
- the JUNB gene encoding transcription factor JunB produces the protein MTLTRVVPGWTHGGWCAVPRTLPAPASLRRSPARPGCYRGEEVVTACNLRGVRSPTPPLSFLRAFRTGSGSASPPGSACPGWMCTKMEQPFYHDDSFLTGYGRAELGSHADYKPYRALKAQLQLRAGAEEGGGAFYAPAGLGEAGSASLKLASPELERLIIQNSNGVVTTTPTPPGQFFYPRGPTEEQEGFADGFVKALDDLHKLNHLPPPNVSLGAAPASSAYAPALHPEPAPVYTTLTSYPPPAAATAYPSANLSYLPPGYPRPQGFKEEPQTVPEPPAPAPGSPPLSPIDMEDQERIKVERKRLRNRLAATKCRKRKLERIARLEEKVKSLKAENAGLSSTAGLLRDQVAQLKQKVLTHVNSGCQLLLAVKMQAF
- the PRDX2 gene encoding peroxiredoxin-2 — its product is MASGKARIGQPAPHFQGTAVVDGVFKEISLDDYKGKYLVLFFYPLDFTFVCPTELVAFSDRAGAFRQLQCELLAVSVDSHFSHLAWTQLSRREGGLGTMAIPLLSDLTRTIACDYGVLKEDEGIAYRGLFIIDAEGRLRQVTINDLPVGRSVDETMRLVQAFQHADQHGEVCPADWQPGGDTIKPTVRESKEYFAKQP